One genomic window of Evansella cellulosilytica DSM 2522 includes the following:
- a CDS encoding DUF58 domain-containing protein, which yields MTRWKKEITFTRKYYAFGYMIPAMAILSFVTGELILFSLTILSLAVFLINNLYLKYVSKHIFISEGALTKRLFPEERTTLTVPFENKGKIPFFLVKASFYLYYPDESVKVVSSEDISNYYSNYESPFSIAPLTKRKVGIHLEALKRGIAQLNDIQVDIYDLFKFTHIRLKYQGFYRAEALVYPSPIAISGLEKIVKQEKGDHPQPSAVNEDVLMTMGNRDYVSTDPFNRINWKASARTNELQTKIFEKVTISQWTIVVNIRGENSMVPTISNLEEVLSQVTYACQFATKQQISFEMYINIRVPRSSVGMHLPLSSGKTHLVKALEILARIRRSNLTIPIEYTLDGIMKSTDTKPFILHFGALNAEEAIHYKQMRGGTIHVVNSNGGSAHLESVGGVEHDEKLAK from the coding sequence ATGACTCGTTGGAAAAAGGAAATAACCTTCACTAGAAAGTATTATGCTTTCGGTTACATGATTCCTGCCATGGCTATTCTATCATTTGTTACTGGAGAGCTTATTCTTTTTAGCTTAACTATCCTTTCACTCGCCGTCTTTCTGATTAATAATTTATATTTAAAGTATGTTTCTAAACACATTTTTATATCTGAAGGTGCATTAACGAAAAGACTTTTTCCAGAGGAAAGAACAACATTAACAGTCCCTTTTGAAAACAAAGGGAAAATTCCTTTTTTTCTTGTGAAGGCATCTTTTTATCTTTATTATCCAGATGAGTCAGTTAAGGTTGTTTCATCAGAGGATATTTCGAATTATTATTCCAATTATGAAAGTCCATTTTCTATCGCTCCCCTTACTAAACGTAAAGTTGGGATTCATTTAGAAGCATTAAAGCGCGGAATCGCGCAGTTAAATGACATTCAAGTAGACATTTATGATTTATTCAAATTTACCCATATTCGTTTAAAGTACCAAGGCTTTTATCGTGCAGAAGCGCTCGTTTACCCTTCTCCAATAGCGATTAGCGGTCTTGAAAAAATTGTTAAACAAGAAAAGGGAGACCATCCACAACCTAGCGCAGTTAATGAGGATGTGCTAATGACAATGGGGAACCGTGATTATGTGTCTACAGATCCTTTTAATCGTATAAACTGGAAAGCATCCGCACGTACAAATGAACTTCAGACGAAGATATTTGAAAAAGTGACAATTTCTCAATGGACGATAGTCGTTAATATTCGTGGTGAAAACAGCATGGTTCCTACAATATCAAATTTAGAGGAAGTATTAAGCCAAGTGACATACGCATGCCAGTTTGCAACAAAACAACAGATCTCTTTTGAAATGTATATCAACATTAGAGTTCCTAGATCTTCTGTAGGAATGCACCTACCGTTAAGTAGCGGGAAAACACATCTTGTCAAAGCATTAGAAATTCTCGCTAGAATAAGGAGGTCAAATTTAACTATCCCAATTGAATATACCCTTGATGGAATCATGAAATCAACTGATACTAAGCCTTTTATTCTTCATTTTGGAGCTTTAAATGCGGAGGAAGCTATTCATTACAAGCAAATGAGAGGTGGAACGATTCATGTTGTAAATAGCAACGGTGGAAGTGCCCATCTTGAATCAGTTGGGGGGGTGGAACATGATGAAAAGCTGGCAAAGTGA
- a CDS encoding AAA family ATPase, translated as MTTPQNILKDIKNSVSTVLVGKEDVTELVVIALLSNGHVLLEDVPGTGKTMLAKTIAKSIDAKFKRIQFTPDVLPSDVTGIQFFNPKEKEFVMRPGPVMTNILLADEINRATPRTQSSLLEVMEEGQVTIDGETVITPKPFIVLATQNPVESQQGTFALPEAQMDRFLMQIKAGYPTLEEEQQMIKMYKENHPLEKVSQVVTLDTIEKMQKEIQDVKITSVVEKYLLSIIRATRESEYVDVGVSPRGTIAFMRSLQARAYIHGRMYVTPEDVKQLASHILAHRLVLTIDSAMRNTKEEVLQTILSNVDVPVEAGAVEE; from the coding sequence ATGACAACCCCACAAAACATATTAAAGGATATTAAAAACTCAGTATCTACCGTTTTAGTAGGAAAAGAAGATGTCACCGAACTCGTCGTCATAGCTTTATTAAGTAACGGACACGTGTTACTTGAGGATGTACCCGGAACAGGAAAAACAATGCTTGCAAAGACCATTGCAAAATCGATTGACGCTAAATTTAAAAGAATACAATTTACCCCTGATGTCCTTCCTAGTGATGTGACTGGGATTCAATTTTTCAACCCAAAAGAAAAAGAGTTCGTGATGCGTCCTGGTCCAGTCATGACTAATATTCTTCTAGCAGATGAGATTAACAGAGCAACCCCAAGAACGCAATCTAGTTTACTAGAGGTTATGGAAGAAGGGCAGGTCACGATTGACGGTGAAACGGTAATAACTCCAAAACCTTTTATCGTTTTAGCGACGCAAAACCCCGTTGAATCCCAGCAAGGAACTTTCGCTTTACCTGAGGCGCAGATGGATCGCTTCCTCATGCAAATTAAAGCTGGTTATCCAACTCTCGAGGAAGAACAACAAATGATCAAAATGTATAAGGAAAATCATCCGCTTGAGAAAGTATCGCAAGTCGTCACACTCGATACAATTGAAAAAATGCAAAAAGAAATACAAGATGTGAAAATTACTAGTGTCGTAGAAAAATACTTACTGTCTATTATTAGAGCAACTAGGGAATCTGAGTATGTTGATGTCGGTGTAAGTCCGAGGGGAACCATAGCATTTATGCGTAGCTTGCAAGCAAGAGCATACATACACGGAAGAATGTACGTTACACCTGAAGACGTAAAGCAGCTAGCTTCTCATATACTTGCACATAGACTCGTGTTAACAATTGATAGTGCAATGAGAAACACGAAGGAAGAAGTGCTCCAAACGATATTATCGAACGTAGATGTTCCCGTAGAAGCAGGGGCTGTTGAAGAATGA
- a CDS encoding TraB/GumN family protein — translation MNKRIALIFFISLTVLLLGCTTETGSDIIEFEDEGLQKIVRDAIEIDDDEALTLEMVKEINELYAANSDITSISGLENLEALQNVELQNNDIEDLTPLENMSQLEYVNVTNNPIDMDEDGETMLLIQSLISNGIVVEFEGADEGNSPSMGVFYKVEEGSNVIYLFGSIHVGSEDIYPLHEDVEAAFAEADYLGLEIDFTEVNEFEIAQLTQEKGLYMDGRTLEGTIGTDYFELLVDIVEPHGYPSEVLNLFQPWMVQDLLMMIRGEDAGYYSSHGIDEYFMNRADGEIDIIGLETVESQLSVITSQSEELQIEQLQSTLDNYDQLTEELHELMSIWRSGNIDMITELRYVDDHASDDYKAYMQALADDRDFEMTNKIEDFILADTGETYFIVVGAMHLVGENSIVDLLNERGYDVQNGYE, via the coding sequence ATGAATAAGCGTATTGCATTAATTTTCTTTATATCTTTAACCGTTTTATTACTTGGTTGTACGACGGAAACAGGGAGTGACATCATTGAATTTGAAGATGAGGGGCTACAAAAGATTGTTAGAGATGCCATCGAAATAGATGATGATGAAGCATTAACGCTTGAAATGGTAAAAGAGATTAACGAGCTATATGCAGCAAATTCCGATATAACGAGCATTTCAGGTCTTGAAAATCTTGAAGCATTACAAAACGTTGAACTTCAAAATAACGACATTGAAGATTTGACTCCTTTAGAAAACATGAGTCAGCTTGAGTATGTTAATGTCACAAACAACCCAATTGATATGGATGAAGATGGTGAAACGATGCTCCTAATCCAATCATTAATAAGTAATGGAATCGTGGTTGAATTCGAAGGTGCTGATGAAGGGAACTCTCCTTCTATGGGTGTATTTTATAAAGTAGAGGAAGGAAGTAATGTCATTTATTTATTCGGCTCCATTCACGTCGGGTCTGAAGATATTTATCCGTTACATGAAGACGTTGAAGCTGCCTTTGCTGAAGCTGACTACTTAGGGCTAGAAATTGACTTTACCGAAGTAAATGAGTTCGAGATCGCACAGCTTACACAAGAGAAGGGTTTATATATGGATGGAAGAACGCTAGAGGGGACAATTGGCACGGATTATTTTGAACTACTAGTTGATATTGTTGAGCCACATGGCTATCCTTCAGAAGTATTAAACTTATTTCAGCCTTGGATGGTCCAGGATCTGTTAATGATGATACGTGGAGAGGATGCAGGATATTATTCTAGCCATGGAATTGACGAATACTTTATGAACCGAGCTGACGGAGAAATTGACATTATCGGCCTTGAAACTGTTGAAAGTCAGCTTAGCGTCATAACAAGCCAATCAGAAGAGCTTCAAATTGAGCAACTCCAGTCTACTCTTGACAATTATGACCAACTTACTGAGGAATTACATGAGTTGATGAGCATTTGGCGTTCCGGTAATATCGACATGATCACTGAATTACGCTATGTAGACGATCACGCAAGTGATGATTATAAGGCATATATGCAAGCGCTAGCTGACGATAGAGATTTCGAAATGACGAATAAAATTGAGGATTTCATTTTAGCTGATACTGGTGAAACATACTTCATTGTCGTAGGTGCGATGCATTTAGTTGGTGAAAACAGTATTGTTGATTTATTAAATGAACGTGGATACGACGTTCAAAATGGATATGAATAA
- a CDS encoding SNF2 helicase associated domain-containing protein gives MDLFQLSKSSIRELCNPLVFKRGSTYFSEGNVEDLTWNEEKKFFSATVNGMETYDVHVHVSGERYAKKFYCSCPAYEKYTGICKHIVAVLFEIKEKKPHTFFHIEKKSEALHINKGSEQKRMFDEVDYMEKQKANAMIQSFQQVYMKKHETHHERETLDVEYILKLEPKMAGFRSASFELEMKVGPKRLYVVKDLKEFLRVVHQNETLKFAKHFSYDPSDYVLSEQDEAIFQWLWKLFHLRNEQDRVSSLYSYRSVNKEEKRKLDIPAPVVTELLDMLQTSNVVVDVLGMEYKGYEFVEGPLPLQFSIGNSPDHKGQFHFKWENEEEIAFFGSDYHILFYRGRFYALEGDQGDVIELLLNHLTKYDPAEITISQDQLENFASLVLPQLKKVGEVDVIESVREKIHMAPLECKLYVDYVDYRLTAELIFQYGDDKYSPFDSPQEYSGHVTVRDVEKELFILSHIEKVPFKYNGRELYLDDFDMILDFVMEDLPNLSNIIEVFTTSNVQGMVYDPQERPTIKVEANEKMNLLDVEFKMEGIPETEIDDILQALLDNKKYYRLANGSFLNLGDEELQEMRGMLDELELSQKDIQQHTKVPLMRAFQLSENNSYALKKGKAFRSLLERIMHPDEIETTVPEELDETLRDYQKIGFQWLHSLSHYGFGGVLADDMGLGKTLQMITYLVSQKQQGELGTTLIICPSSLVYNWQKEIERFAPQLSSVVISGSAEERNQALDEAAHKDVWITSYPLIRRDLEKYREKLFTTLILDEAQYVKNDWTQTAKAVKSIQAKQSFALSGTPIENSLNELYSIFDLVLPGLFKNKNAFKAMEQEKIAKRIRPFVLRRLKRDVLTELPDKMESVQYTELTDEQKKLYLAQLRLIRNDAKEAISAKAFQENRMKILAGLTRLRQICCHPALFMTNYKGQSGKMERLFEYLEEAIASGRRVVLFSQFTQMLSIIQDRLKGYGWQYHYLDGSTPSKERVELANQFNNGEKELFLVSLKAGGTGLNLTGGDTVILFDSWWNPAVEEQAADRVYRFGQKKVVQVTKLITTGTIEEKIHKLQGQKRELLDKVIQPGEKMITSLSKEDIEELLDI, from the coding sequence ATGGATCTTTTTCAGTTAAGTAAAAGTAGTATAAGAGAGCTTTGTAACCCTTTAGTATTCAAAAGAGGCAGTACATATTTCTCAGAAGGAAACGTAGAGGACCTCACATGGAACGAGGAAAAAAAGTTCTTTTCAGCTACAGTAAATGGGATGGAAACGTATGATGTCCATGTGCATGTGAGTGGAGAACGATATGCTAAAAAATTTTACTGTAGCTGTCCAGCTTATGAAAAATACACTGGAATATGTAAGCATATAGTAGCCGTTTTATTTGAAATAAAGGAAAAGAAGCCTCATACTTTTTTTCATATAGAAAAGAAGAGTGAAGCTTTACATATTAACAAGGGAAGTGAGCAAAAAAGGATGTTTGATGAAGTCGACTATATGGAAAAGCAAAAAGCAAATGCAATGATTCAGTCATTTCAACAAGTATATATGAAAAAGCATGAAACACACCATGAGCGTGAGACGTTAGACGTAGAATATATTTTAAAGCTTGAGCCTAAAATGGCAGGCTTTCGCTCAGCTTCCTTTGAGTTGGAAATGAAGGTCGGCCCTAAACGACTTTATGTAGTGAAAGATTTGAAGGAGTTTTTACGTGTCGTTCATCAAAATGAGACGCTAAAGTTTGCAAAGCATTTTAGTTATGATCCTTCAGACTATGTTTTATCAGAACAAGATGAGGCAATTTTTCAATGGCTATGGAAGCTATTTCATTTGCGGAATGAACAAGATCGCGTATCTTCCTTATATTCATATCGCTCTGTAAATAAAGAAGAAAAAAGGAAACTAGACATTCCAGCACCTGTAGTGACGGAGCTATTAGACATGCTCCAAACAAGCAATGTAGTTGTCGACGTTCTTGGAATGGAGTACAAAGGGTATGAATTTGTGGAGGGGCCGTTACCACTTCAATTTTCTATAGGGAATTCTCCAGACCATAAAGGGCAGTTTCATTTTAAATGGGAAAATGAAGAGGAAATTGCGTTCTTCGGATCCGATTATCATATACTTTTTTATCGAGGTCGATTTTATGCACTTGAGGGAGATCAAGGCGATGTCATTGAGCTTCTTTTGAACCATTTGACGAAATATGATCCAGCAGAGATTACAATCTCACAGGATCAGCTCGAAAACTTTGCATCACTCGTACTACCTCAGTTAAAAAAGGTTGGCGAAGTAGATGTCATTGAAAGTGTTCGGGAAAAAATCCATATGGCCCCCCTTGAGTGTAAGCTTTACGTTGACTATGTCGACTACCGCTTAACAGCAGAACTTATTTTTCAATATGGGGATGATAAATATTCTCCATTTGATTCGCCACAGGAATACTCAGGGCATGTAACTGTGCGCGATGTTGAAAAAGAATTATTTATACTATCACATATAGAAAAGGTTCCATTTAAATATAACGGTCGTGAGCTTTATTTAGATGATTTTGATATGATACTTGATTTTGTTATGGAAGATTTACCAAACCTTTCAAATATCATTGAAGTGTTTACAACATCAAATGTACAAGGAATGGTCTATGATCCACAAGAGCGCCCGACGATCAAAGTAGAAGCAAATGAAAAGATGAATTTACTAGATGTAGAGTTCAAGATGGAAGGAATTCCAGAAACAGAAATCGATGACATTCTCCAAGCACTATTAGATAATAAAAAATATTATCGTCTCGCCAATGGTTCCTTTTTAAATTTAGGTGACGAGGAGTTGCAAGAAATGCGAGGCATGCTAGATGAACTGGAGTTAAGTCAAAAGGATATCCAACAGCATACGAAAGTACCATTAATGCGTGCCTTTCAGTTAAGTGAAAACAATAGCTATGCTTTAAAAAAAGGAAAGGCATTTCGTAGCTTATTAGAACGTATTATGCACCCGGACGAGATCGAAACAACTGTTCCAGAAGAGCTTGATGAAACGTTACGTGATTATCAAAAAATTGGGTTTCAATGGCTACACTCCCTTTCCCATTACGGATTTGGCGGCGTTTTAGCTGATGATATGGGACTAGGAAAAACGCTACAAATGATCACGTACTTAGTCTCACAAAAACAGCAAGGTGAATTAGGAACGACACTGATCATTTGTCCTTCTAGCCTCGTGTATAATTGGCAAAAGGAAATAGAGCGCTTCGCACCACAATTATCTTCAGTGGTCATTAGTGGATCGGCAGAAGAACGGAATCAAGCACTTGATGAAGCTGCTCATAAAGATGTATGGATTACGTCTTACCCTTTAATTCGACGTGATTTAGAAAAGTACCGAGAAAAACTGTTTACAACGTTAATCCTTGACGAAGCACAATACGTCAAAAACGATTGGACACAAACGGCAAAGGCAGTTAAATCGATTCAAGCAAAGCAATCCTTCGCCTTAAGTGGAACACCAATAGAAAACTCCTTAAACGAGCTCTATTCGATTTTTGACTTAGTTTTACCAGGATTATTTAAAAATAAAAATGCTTTTAAAGCAATGGAGCAGGAAAAAATAGCGAAAAGAATTCGTCCATTTGTTTTAAGGAGGTTAAAGCGAGATGTATTAACCGAACTGCCAGATAAAATGGAATCGGTGCAGTACACCGAGCTGACCGACGAACAAAAGAAGCTTTATTTAGCTCAGTTAAGGTTAATTCGTAACGATGCAAAAGAAGCCATTTCTGCTAAGGCATTCCAGGAAAACAGAATGAAAATATTAGCTGGTTTAACTCGTCTACGGCAAATTTGCTGCCACCCCGCTTTATTTATGACTAATTATAAAGGGCAATCTGGAAAAATGGAGCGCTTGTTTGAATATCTTGAAGAAGCGATTGCATCAGGACGTAGAGTAGTATTATTTAGTCAATTTACACAAATGCTTAGCATTATACAGGATCGTTTAAAAGGATATGGCTGGCAATACCACTACCTCGATGGATCGACGCCATCGAAAGAGCGCGTGGAACTTGCAAACCAATTCAATAACGGAGAAAAGGAACTCTTTTTAGTTTCTTTAAAGGCTGGTGGAACAGGATTAAACTTAACTGGTGGAGATACCGTAATTTTATTTGATTCTTGGTGGAACCCTGCAGTAGAAGAGCAAGCCGCAGACCGCGTGTACCGTTTTGGGCAAAAAAAGGTTGTCCAAGTGACAAAGCTTATTACGACCGGCACCATTGAGGAAAAAATTCATAAGCTGCAAGGGCAAAAAAGGGAACTACTCGATAAAGTGATCCAGCCTGGTGAAAAAATGATTACTTCACTAAGTAAAGAGGATATAGAAGAACTGTTAGACATTTAA
- a CDS encoding DEAD/DEAH box helicase encodes MALFKDLNIQPSIVEAIEKMGFEETTPIQEKVIPLGKEGQDIIGQAQTGTGKTVAFGIPCVEQVVVEEKHPQALVLTPTRELAIQVAEELNKLGQVKGIKALPIYGGQEITRQITALKKRPQIIVATPGRYMDHMRRKTIRPEFLKIVVLDEADEMLSMGFIEDIETILQEVPGERQTLLFSATMPPKLKTIADRFMNKPVSIAVKAKQLTVENIEQRYIALSEKEKFDTLCNLLDMETPELAIIFGRTKRRVDELTESLSIRGFAVEGLHGDMKQERRDQVIRKFKRGSIDVMVATDVAARGLDVNDVSHVINFDLPQDSESYVHRIGRTGRAGKKGISYSFVTHKEKDHLRYIEESTRQKMKQVDAPTLADAMRGRHKQAVNELKKAVNNAASKQLTGEAKQLLEEFDPVVLVSAALQMVTKEPSKKQVKITGEAPVRSKKRPSGGGGGGRSGGGKRRKDRGTGGARINAKKRTSKQDRDRDRGRGGGRDRDGRGRKK; translated from the coding sequence TTGGCACTATTTAAAGATTTAAACATTCAACCATCTATAGTAGAAGCTATCGAGAAAATGGGCTTTGAAGAGACTACACCAATTCAAGAAAAGGTTATCCCACTTGGGAAAGAAGGACAAGACATTATAGGACAAGCACAAACTGGTACAGGTAAAACAGTTGCGTTTGGTATTCCTTGTGTCGAGCAAGTCGTAGTAGAGGAAAAGCATCCACAAGCGCTAGTGCTAACACCTACGCGTGAGTTAGCAATTCAAGTAGCGGAAGAATTAAATAAGCTAGGACAAGTAAAAGGAATTAAAGCTCTTCCTATTTATGGTGGTCAGGAAATAACGAGACAAATTACCGCTCTAAAGAAACGACCACAAATTATCGTAGCTACTCCTGGACGTTACATGGACCATATGCGTAGAAAAACGATTCGTCCTGAGTTTTTGAAAATTGTCGTCCTTGATGAAGCGGATGAAATGCTATCCATGGGCTTTATTGAAGACATCGAAACAATCCTACAAGAAGTACCAGGAGAAAGGCAAACGTTACTATTCTCAGCAACAATGCCTCCGAAATTAAAAACGATAGCAGATCGTTTTATGAACAAGCCTGTTTCTATTGCCGTAAAAGCGAAACAGTTAACTGTAGAAAATATTGAACAGCGCTATATCGCTCTATCGGAAAAAGAAAAGTTTGATACGCTTTGTAATTTACTTGATATGGAGACGCCAGAGCTTGCAATTATCTTTGGACGTACGAAGCGACGTGTAGATGAGTTAACAGAATCATTAAGTATTCGTGGATTTGCTGTAGAAGGTCTTCATGGTGATATGAAGCAGGAGAGACGTGATCAAGTTATACGCAAGTTTAAGCGTGGCTCAATTGATGTCATGGTTGCAACAGATGTTGCAGCACGTGGATTAGATGTCAATGACGTTTCTCACGTTATTAACTTTGATTTACCTCAAGATTCAGAAAGCTACGTTCACCGTATTGGACGTACAGGACGCGCAGGTAAAAAAGGTATATCGTATAGTTTTGTTACTCATAAAGAGAAGGATCACTTACGATATATAGAAGAAAGCACACGTCAAAAAATGAAGCAAGTGGATGCACCAACGCTTGCAGATGCGATGCGTGGAAGACATAAGCAAGCTGTGAATGAGTTGAAAAAAGCAGTTAATAATGCTGCGAGTAAACAATTAACTGGAGAAGCTAAACAACTTCTTGAAGAATTTGACCCAGTTGTACTTGTATCCGCAGCATTACAAATGGTGACGAAAGAGCCAAGTAAGAAACAGGTGAAAATCACTGGCGAAGCACCGGTTCGTTCTAAAAAGCGTCCATCGGGCGGCGGTGGCGGCGGTCGCAGTGGCGGCGGGAAACGTCGTAAAGACCGTGGAACTGGTGGCGCACGAATCAATGCGAAAAAGCGTACCTCAAAGCAAGATCGCGATAGAGATAGAGGTCGCGGCGGCGGACGAGACCGTGATGGAAGAGGACGTAAAAAATAA